The genomic window ATTGTGCGTTTAGAGACAACTAACGAGGGAATGAGAAGAGGGACGGAGGAGGATTAGACTTTCACCCAGGGGTTGGTGTTGCAGAGGGTAGGAAGGGATGTGTAGCTGATAGATTGCACAGTAGTTtggttcgtgtgtgtgtgcgcgtgtgtgtgagtcTAGCTGACAGACTTCAGTTTGACCCAGGGGTTGGTCCCGCGGACCTCCATGGGCAGATCGTTGGCAAAGATGTGGTTACAGAGCTCGTCCAATGGTGGCTCAGGGTCAGAGATGGCAAACTGGGCTGCGTCCTCGATTACCTTCCTGATGTctacatctatctcctgtatGAAGAAAGGAAGGACAGAAAGAAGGAGGCAAGGAGGGAAACCATTTGAGTGATTggaccacctgtgtgtgtgtgtgtgtggatgcgtgtcggtgaaggtgtgtgtgtaccttgatcTCCTCCACAGAAGCCATGTTGTTGGACAGCATGCGTTCCTTCAACATGGTGATGGGGTCACTCTTACTGCGCACTTCCTGGATCTCCTCACGTGAGCGGTAGCTACAGGAAGTTACATCACACACAGGAAGAGGACTTAGACATGATTAGCAAGGTTCTGCACCAGCCCTTGgttgatgagagagagacagagagagagacagacctggAAAGGAAGCAGTGCTCTTCCCAAAccaacactgcactacactaagaggggaaagggggggtggggggggtaaaCTAGGGAGTGGCAACACAAGGAGGTGGGCAGGGCTAAAAAcagaatagagagggagggagggagagagatgggagatgtgATGAGGAGTGAGGGGGCGGGGAGAGACAGGGTGCTCAGTTGACGAACACATGgtcaggggtcaaaggtcagagaTCATGTCTCACCTAACCCCGGGGTCGCTCATGCTGTGTCCATGGTAACGGTAGGTCTCCAGCTCCATCACAATAGGACCCTGCCAAGGAGGTTTCAAAAGCAAGACATTCAACAAGCTAGCCAACCCCACCATGATACTGCAGAATAGCCTGATCAGGGATTTCTACTGTAGCAGAGGATCTTCCTATATCTATGCTGTTTGGCCTGCAGCAGACCAGGAGTGCAAGGCCAGTTACAACTGTACTAGAGTCTCACAGTCTCTATTCTGCTGGTCACTGAGCCTCCCTCTGTCAGGGAAGAGACACTGGTGGGATACTAGAATAGGATCAGTCCTCTGTCAGGGAAGAGACACTGGTGGGATACTAGAATAGGATCAGTCCTCAGACATTAGATTGTCTGAGACAAAGTGATTCTTAACACTCTAAGCTCTTAAACCAGCTATCACTTTTTCATCTCTGCACCAATCAGAACTCCTCTTCTCCAGCTCTATAACCAATCATAGTTCACCTTCCCGGCTCTGCAGTAGTCTGCAGCAAACTTGATGGCCTCCCTCACACACAGCACGTCCATGCCATCCACCTACACCACAGGGACAGAGGGGTAAGTATAGCAAAGATACActcattgactgtgtgtgtgtgtgtcctaccttgATTCCAGGTATATAGTCTCCTCTCTTGAAGTAGTCAGTGCTAGCAGAGGATCTCTCTACAGACGTCCCCATGCCAAACTTGTTGTTCTCACAGATGAAGATACACGGCAGCTTCCACAGAGCCGCCATGTTGAAGGACTCAAAGATCTGGCCCTGATTGGACAAGAGCAGAGACGATGATGATGATTTAATAACTTCATTGTAACTGTTAGATAGACCTCACCTGGTTGGCTGCTCCGTCTCCGTACAGCGCCACGCACACCTGGTTGTTGCCCTGGTACTGACAGGCTAGTGCCACACCAGCACCCAATGGaacctgtagacacacacactgcgagAATGCATGTTCCCCTCTCggtctatgtttgtgtgtgagagagtctgACCTGTTCAGAGAGTTACCTGAGCCCCCACGATTCCATTCCCTCCATAGAAGTGTTTAGCGTACATGTGCATAGAACCACCTTTGCCCTTGGCCACACCTCCTCTACGACCTGagaacaagagacagagagagaatagaaatcTATGTCAGGTGGAAGGATCAGTTTATCTTCCTTAAATCCTGACTGTAACCATTAGGAGGAAATACAAATCTGACCTTCGATCAGTTTCTAGGTGTGTCTCACCTGTGAGTTCAGCCATGATCTCTCTAACGGATACACCCCGTGTGAAAGTGTAGCCATGGGCACGGTACGCTGTGATCAGGTGGTCTGTTGGGTTGATGCCCGCCTCGATGCCCATCGCACACGCCTCCTGTAACACAACCAACAACAgctaggagagagaaggggagtgtgtgtatgttcctttctctcttgctgtgtgtgtgttctaatctatatgtaatgtaatgtgtgtgtgtgtgtgtgtgtgtgtgtgtgtgtgtgtgtgtgtgtgtgtgtgtgtgtgtgtgtgtgtgtgtgtgtgtgtgtgtggtgacctGTCCGTCGTAGAGGTGGCAGAAGCCTCTGATGATCTTCTGCTTGTAGAGCTGGTCAGCCTTCAGCTCCATGCGTCTCATGGTCTGCATGGTCCTGTAGTACTGGAGGCCCTGTTCTCTGGTCAACACCGCTGTCTCAGAAGGGCCCGCCTCCAGACGGTGCAGCTCACACTTCTATTGGACagcacaggggagggagggagacaggcagctCAACCAATCAACCAGATAAGTTTGATGAGGAAGTTTCCATTTCATACTGCATCTCGGGCTTGTTCAGCAGGGTATGATAGAAGTGTGTTGTGTAGAAGAGACATGTCCAGGAGAAATCTATTCAGTACGTGTCACATgcatttgttttgtgtgtatgtggacTCACCTTGATGTCAAAACTGGCCTGTGGGGTGAAGTCAGTGAAGAAGCGTGTGGACAACACCATCCTGGCcccctgcagagagagagcatgacaggagagctacacacacacacccacacacacaggaaaatccAATGGCCCCACCCCCGAAGGCTAAATCCAGCCCTGGGCCACAGTGTGAAAGGAGGACTGGGGGTTCTGCAGAAGGAACGTGGCTGAGGTTCAGGTTGCTCTGTTTGGATCCGAATGGCTGGTTCTAACTAGGTCTGGGTGATTTGGTACTAACTGGTGGTTGTCGGGGTGTTGCTGGGGTCGGTCGGCGAGGTTAAATCGAAGTGTTTGGACAGGCCAATCAGCAGCTGGGAGGGAACAAAGGAGCCTGAACTCTGACACCTGAACTCTAGatctctaccaccaccaccacagcagtgCACCACCCACTGACACAGCGCACCACCCACTGACACAGCGCACCACCCACTGACACAGCGCACCACCCACTGACACAGTGCACCACCCACTGACACAGCGCACCACCTACTGACACAGCGCACCACCCACTGACACAGCGCACCACCTACTGACACAGCGCACCACCCACTGACACAGCGCACCACCCACTGACACAGCGCACCACCCACTGACACAGTGCACCAACCACTGACACAGCGCACCACCCACTGACACAGCGCACCACCCACTGACACAGCGCACCACCCACTGACACAGCACACCAAAGAGAGTCAGGGCAGGACCTCTATTAGTACACACACAGGCTGCCAACACTAGGCTATGTTCTATATGAGCTGTGTTTTGTTCAAGGTCTTACAGGCTAGAGCAGGTCTTACAGGCTAGAGCAGACCTACAGGCTAGAGCAGGTCTTATAGGCTAGAGCAGGTCTTATAGGCTAGAGCAGGCCTACAGGCTAGAGCAAGTCTTACAGGCTAGAGCAGGTCTTATAGACTAGAGCAGGTCTTATAGGCTAGAGCAGGTCTTATAGGCTAGAGCAGGTCTTACAGGCTAGAGCAGGTCTTATAGGCTAGAGCAGGTCTACAGGCTAGAGCAGGTCTACAGGCTAGGGCAGGTCTTACAGGCTAGAGCAGGTCTTATAGGCTAGAGCAGGTCTTATAGGCTAGAGCAGGTCTTATAGGCTAGAGCAGGCCTACAGGCTAAAGCAGGTCTTTCAGGCTAGAGCAGGTCTTACAGGCTAGAGCAGGTCTTACAGGCTAGAGCAGGTCTTATAGGCTAGAGCAGGTCTTACAGGCTAGAGCAGGTCTTACAGGCTAGAGCAGGTCTTATAGGCTAGAGCAGGTCTTATAGGCTAGAGCAGGTCTTATAGGCTAGAGCAGGTCTTACAGGCTAGAGCAGGTCTTATAGGCTAGAGCAGGTCTTATAGGCTAGAGCAGGTCTTATAGGCTAGAGCAGGTCTTACAGGCTAGAGCAGGTCTTATAGGCTAGAGCAGGTCTTATAGGCTAGACCAGGTCTTACAGGCTAGAGCAGGTCTTACAGGCTAGAGCAGGTCTTATAGGCTAGAGCAGGTCTTATAGGCTAGAGCAGGTCTTATAGGCTAGAGCAGGTCTTACAGGCTAGAGCAGGTCTTATAGGCTAGAGCAGGTCTTACAGGCTAGAGCAGGTCTTATAGGCTAGAGCAGGTCTTACAGGCTAGAGCAGGTCTTATAGGCTAGAGCAGGTATTATAGGCTAGAGCAGGTCTTACAGGCTAGAGCAGGTCTTATAGGCTAGAGCAGGTCTTATAGGCTAGAGCAGGTCTTACAGGCTAGAGCAGGCCTACAGGACAGCACAGCTATGAGCTCCTTACCTCTGACACGGTTTGGGCTCCCTACAAgaaagccagggagagagagggtggagagaagggagggggggggggggggggtcgataaTAATTCATCTTTAAAACACTATAGAGGAACCTATATTAAAAGGAACCTAAAAGCACAGTCCCCAGGGCCTAGTATCTTTGTAACCATGAAAGTTGTGCTGATAAGTTCAGGGTGAGAGAATGAGGCTGAGCGGGTGTGCTGAAGTTCAGAAAGCGCATTACAGAGGAAAGTCTATAGACCATAGACCATCACTAGCCTACACTAGTCTATAGACCATCACTAGCCTACACTCCTTCATATACTGTCAATGCTACGTACCAACATCAGAGTGCCACCATGCGTCAAACATAAATTGTAGATGGCGCAGGTACAACGAAGACATACTAGCCTGAGGAAATCCCTTGTgtccatagaattaggaatttgaatactagaatggacatgaGCATTATGACAGTATAAAAGGTCAGCAGTTTTGGTCAACCACGGTCagccagtgctgtgataagaaTGTAAAACAATGAATGTGAAGATTGGCTAGCAAATAAACATACTGTGCAGGTAGTCAGTATTTGTGGAACAATTCCATAAATTTGTCAAATgaactgccaatatgccaacatcccattcaaacaatgcagtcacAGCCGTACTCTGGCTGAAACCAGCTGATGATAGGAATCAGACAAGTTGTCAATGCAACTGATACTGTATCATAATATAACTCACAGCTTTCCAAGAAAGCTGTcatttatggtctgtttacatatattttagaggTTATTTATACAGAACATTTGTATGAACACAATTTTTTATTATATGAGaatattttaggttgacaatAATTATATTACACAATCACTGATATCacattatacactgagtatacaaaacattaagaacacctgctctttccatgacagactgaccaggtgaatccaggtgaaagctatgatcccttaatgatgtcacctgttaagtctacttcaatcagtgtagatgaaggataggagacaggttaaagaaggatttttaagacaattgagacatggattgtgtatgtgtgccattcggagggtgaatgggcaagacaaaagacgtgtctttgaacaggttatggtagtaggtgccaggcgcaccgctttgtgtaaagaactgcaacgctactgggtttttcatgctcaaacgtttcccgtgtgtatcaagaatggtccaccgcccaaaggacatccagccaacttgaaacaAACTGTGGGaggtattggagtcaacatgggcaagtatccctgtggaacgctttagacacattgtagagtccatgcccctatGAATGGAGGCTGTACTGAAGGGGAAatgaactcaatattaggaaggtgttcataacgtttggtatactcagtgtattttcCATTATCATACCATTCCGGAACTTTGAGGGTTCATCACAGAGATCCTGTTAAATTAGGGGCTATGGTTGTGCCCTGCGTACAAACAACCACCATGGACAGCGCTTAGATAAGAGCGAATGCTGAATCCGCACCATGGCCACTGAACAATGCCGCGGTCTGATGCCTCTATTAATTCAAATGTGAATTCCATAAACCTGAATATCCCCGCGTAGAGGGCTTGGGCTGTTACATGGGCTTTGGTTGCTATCGTGCAAGTCAGTTTATAACATTACATCATTAGTTACTCAGAGTTCCCCACA from Oncorhynchus mykiss isolate Arlee chromosome 15, USDA_OmykA_1.1, whole genome shotgun sequence includes these protein-coding regions:
- the LOC110489633 gene encoding pyruvate dehydrogenase E1 component subunit alpha, somatic form, mitochondrial-like isoform X4, which produces MQKMLTLISNVYRLGNASKNVGAQTVSEGARMVLSTRFFTDFTPQASFDIKKCELHRLEAGPSETAVLTREQGLQYYRTMQTMRRMELKADQLYKQKIIRGFCHLYDGQEACAMGIEAGINPTDHLITAYRAHGYTFTRGVSVREIMAELTGRRGGVAKGKGGSMHMYAKHFYGGNGIVGAQGQIFESFNMAALWKLPCIFICENNKFGMGTSVERSSASTDYFKRGDYIPGIKVDGMDVLCVREAIKFAADYCRAGKGPIVMELETYRYHGHSMSDPGVSYRSREEIQEVRSKSDPITMLKERMLSNNMASVEEIKEIDVDIRKVIEDAAQFAISDPEPPLDELCNHIFANDLPMEVRGTNPWVKLKSVS
- the LOC110489633 gene encoding pyruvate dehydrogenase E1 component subunit alpha, mitochondrial-like isoform X3, with product MQKMLTLISNVYRLGNASKNVGARMVLSTRFFTDFTPQASFDIKKCELHRLEAGPSETAVLTREQGLQYYRTMQTMRRMELKADQLYKQKIIRGFCHLYDGQEACAMGIEAGINPTDHLITAYRAHGYTFTRGVSVREIMAELTGRRGGVAKGKGGSMHMYAKHFYGGNGIVGAQCVCLQVPLGAGVALACQYQGNNQVCVALYGDGAANQGQIFESFNMAALWKLPCIFICENNKFGMGTSVERSSASTDYFKRGDYIPGIKVDGMDVLCVREAIKFAADYCRAGKGPIVMELETYRYHGHSMSDPGVSYRSREEIQEVRSKSDPITMLKERMLSNNMASVEEIKEIDVDIRKVIEDAAQFAISDPEPPLDELCNHIFANDLPMEVRGTNPWVKLKSVS
- the LOC110489633 gene encoding pyruvate dehydrogenase E1 component subunit alpha, mitochondrial-like isoform X2, producing MQKMLTLISNVYRLGNASKNVGAQTVSEGARMVLSTRFFTDFTPQASFDIKKCELHRLEAGPSETAVLTREQGLQYYRTMQTMRRMELKADQLYKQKIIRGFCHLYDGQEACAMGIEAGINPTDHLITAYRAHGYTFTRGVSVREIMAELTGRRGGVAKGKGGSMHMYAKHFYGGNGIVGAQVPLGAGVALACQYQGNNQVCVALYGDGAANQGQIFESFNMAALWKLPCIFICENNKFGMGTSVERSSASTDYFKRGDYIPGIKVDGMDVLCVREAIKFAADYCRAGKGPIVMELETYRYHGHSMSDPGVSYRSREEIQEVRSKSDPITMLKERMLSNNMASVEEIKEIDVDIRKVIEDAAQFAISDPEPPLDELCNHIFANDLPMEVRGTNPWVKLKSVS
- the LOC110489633 gene encoding pyruvate dehydrogenase E1 component subunit alpha, mitochondrial-like isoform X1, with amino-acid sequence MQKMLTLISNVYRLGNASKNVGAQTVSEGARMVLSTRFFTDFTPQASFDIKKCELHRLEAGPSETAVLTREQGLQYYRTMQTMRRMELKADQLYKQKIIRGFCHLYDGQEACAMGIEAGINPTDHLITAYRAHGYTFTRGVSVREIMAELTGRRGGVAKGKGGSMHMYAKHFYGGNGIVGAQCVCLQVPLGAGVALACQYQGNNQVCVALYGDGAANQGQIFESFNMAALWKLPCIFICENNKFGMGTSVERSSASTDYFKRGDYIPGIKVDGMDVLCVREAIKFAADYCRAGKGPIVMELETYRYHGHSMSDPGVSYRSREEIQEVRSKSDPITMLKERMLSNNMASVEEIKEIDVDIRKVIEDAAQFAISDPEPPLDELCNHIFANDLPMEVRGTNPWVKLKSVS